Proteins co-encoded in one Lacerta agilis isolate rLacAgi1 chromosome 6, rLacAgi1.pri, whole genome shotgun sequence genomic window:
- the LOC117048196 gene encoding di-N-acetylchitobiase-like → MGRLLGSRDTHLLAALLLHLWLGSGTCPCENPELCNPISESREFEVRRNKVPYGNHVGVFVFDVGGKTWKLYDWSQITTVATFGKYDPELMCYAHSKGSRVVLKGDIPLKKIVDPAARTAWINQQVALAKRQYMDGINIDIEQQVKKYSAKYYAVTALVKEMTEAFHKEIPGSQVTFDVPWCPECIYRRVYNYTGIANSCDFVFVMSYDEQSQMWSHCILGANAAYNQTLAGYDNYIRIGINPKKLVMGVPWYGYDYTCRGLSKDHVCSVAKNPFQGPPCSDPAGHQVPYKAIMKQILPRSLSGILWDKEQKAPYMEYKDPQGAFHQVWFDDPRSISLKAAYVKKRGLRGIGMWHADCLSYSGDYAEREQTAAMWEALKPK, encoded by the exons ATGGGGAGGTTGCTAGGCAGTAGAGACACACACCTGCTGGCCGCCCTTCTCCTTCACCTGTGGTTGGGCTCAGGCACGTGCCCCTGTGAAAACCCCGAGCTCTGCAATCCCATCTCTGAAAGCAGAGAGTTTGAGGTGCGCAGGAACAAGGTCCCTTATGGGAACCATGTGGGg GTCTTTGTATTTGATGTTGGCGGGAAGACTTGGAAGCTCTATGACTGGTCGCAAATTACGACAGTGGCGACTTTcggaaaatatgaccctgagctcaTGTGCTACGCTCATTCGAAAGGATCCagagtagttttaaaag GGGACATACCTCTGAAGAAAATTGTTGACCCTGCTGCCAGGACAGCCTGGATAAACCAGCAGGTGGCCCTGGCCAAAAGGCAGTACATGGATGGAATCAATATAGACATCGAGCAACAGGTTAAAAAGTATTCGGCCAAATATTATGCAGTGACAGCTTTGGTTAAAGAAATGACGGAAGCATTTCACAAAGAAATTCCAGGATCACAG GTAACTTTTGATGTACCCTGGTGTCCAGAATGCATATACAGAAGAGTATACAACTATACTGGGATAGCTAATTCCTGTGATTTCGTGTTTGTGATGTCttatgatgaacagagtcagatgtggtcACACTGCATACTAGGAGCTAATGCTGCATACAACCAAACCTTAGCTG GCTATGACAATTATATTCGCATCGGCATTAATCCCAAAAAgcttgtgatgggtgttccatggtatggctatgattatacctgccGAGGTTTATCTAAG GACCATGTTTGTTCCGTTGCAAAAAACCCCTTCCAAGGGCCTCCATGCAGTGATCCTGCAGGACACCAAGTGCCCTACAAAGCAATAATGAAGCAGATACTTCCCAGATCACTGTCTGGGATCCTGTGGGATAAGGAACAGAAAGCTCCATATATGGAATACAAG GACCCACAGGGTGCTTTTCACCAAGTGTGGTTTGATGATCCCAGGAGCATTTCTCTGAAGGCAGCCTATGTGAAAAAACGTGGTTTACGAGGTATTGGCATGTGGCATGCGGATTGTCTCAGCTACTCCGGAGACTATGCAGAACGAGAGCAGACTGCAGCAATGTGGGAGGCCTTGAAACCAAAGTGA